A single region of the Macadamia integrifolia cultivar HAES 741 unplaced genomic scaffold, SCU_Mint_v3 scaffold566, whole genome shotgun sequence genome encodes:
- the LOC122069260 gene encoding dormancy-associated protein 2-like yields MVRVIDGVGDGLASGGSLFLLCIVVVSLLMISMIIFGCGDDSDTHRKRYKHRKRHRHDHGADNHGANNGGADDGGADDGCANDGDGDGGANCDGTGGGHHQHNGGAGGGHYHHWGAGHHHEGAGHLHVGAHHHVVAGHHHHVDHGGGVGGFGGGGF; encoded by the coding sequence atggttagGGTTATTGATGGTGTTGGAGATGGTTTAGCGAGTGGTGGTAGCTTATTCTTACTTTGTATAGTGGTTGTCTCTCTCTTGATGATATCTATGATAATATTTGGCTGTGGAGATGACTCAGATACACACAGGAAGCGTTATAAGCACAGAAAGCGTCATAGGCACGATCATGGGGCCGACAATCATGGAGCCAACAATGGTGGTGCCGACGATGGTGGTGCCGACGATGGTTGTGCCAacgatggtgatggtgatggtggtgctaattgtgatggtactGGCGGTGGTCACCACCAACATAATGGTGGTGCCGGCGGTGGTCACTACCACCACTGGGGTGCCGGCCACCACCACGAGGGTGCCGGCCACCTCCACGTGGGTGCCCACCACCACGTGGTGGCTGGCCACCACCACCATGTCGATCATGGTGGTGGCGTTGGCggttttggtggtggtggtttctAA